From the genome of Treponema denticola:
ATGATTTTGATGACTTTGATTTAAAAATCACAGAGCTTGAATTACCTGATGGACAAAGTATTCCTTTAGGTGATGAGTACATAGATATTAACACCATCACAGAAAATGTTGAAGAAGGACATGATGAAGCCTCTGATATTGCAGATCTAAGCTTTACCGAAGATAAAACTCAAATAGATGAAGATAACACAGGTTTAGATATAGCCGATGAAATCAAACCTGCAGAAGTACAGGAAGATTATATTGAAGAGGCTGATAACTTAGACGTTGATGATGGCATGGGATTTAAAGACATTCCCGAGGCTCATGTTGAAAATCATGATGACACCGTATTTTCAGCAGAAGAGCTTGATCAAGCCTCTAAAGAGATTCCCAGACTTGACCTTGAGGAAACAGCGGCAGAACAACAAAAGATAAAAACAGAAACGCTGCCGATACATTTAAAAGATGAGATAAAGTCTGTTTTGACATATATGGACCAGCTTCTTGAAAGCTTACCTGAAGAAAAAATAGAAGAATTTGCAAAATCGGAATATTTTGACACTTATAAACGCCTTTTTGATGAGCTGGGGATATCTTAATGGGATTAAGGCATATAGCGGAGGTTGTTAATCTAAAACATCAGCAGCCTCTAAAAGAGCCAAATCAAGATTCACATTCTACTTTTTTTAGTGCAAAGCATGATTTTAAATCTCTTCTTACAGGTTTAGAAGTCGAAAAAGGAGGCTTTTTAGTAAAAATAGATGAAGATTTTTACAGTCTTTGCTTTGCATCAGGTATTGATATAACAACATTCCATCGTTGCCTAATACCTGCAGAAATTATCGATAATTTTAATATTGAAGAAAATAAATGGTATATGCTTTCAGATACAAATTTAAGTTCAATTAAAAACTTCTTTTCTTCACAAGAATACATAAGCATTACGGATATTATTTTATTTTCAATCGAAAAAGATAAAACTTTTTTATTTTTAATAAAATCACAAAAAGACACATACAGAAACTCTTTTAACTTGATAAATGCAGATCAAATACTACGTCAATATCTATCTAAGTATGATAAATATAAATCAATTATAGGAACGGCACGGCCGGCCTACCCTTCTCAGCATGGAATGGATACAATAATACTTAAGATAGAATCGGCTCTTAATTTTAATAATCAGGCACACTTAGTAAGTATTTCATTTAAGAATATTTTTCCGGATGTCATAAAACTTCAAAGCGATCTGGATTCGCTGAGTCTTTATTATTCCATGGTAAATAAAATATATAACTTAATAGGAAAATCCAATATTGCTATCTTAGGAATGGATAACAGTATTTATATTTGTATCTTTTCGGCACAAAATATCCCAATGGAGCTTTATACAAAAAAAATACTGGATAATCTTTACACTATTTACGGGGAAGAACTTTGCTCAAAACTCATAGTGGAATATACCGGAACCTCAAAAAATATAAATAAAATAAAAGATTTTTTTAAGGCCGGAATAAATGATAAAACAATTTAAACTTCATTCATCGTATAATCCGCAAAAAGAAGCAGAACGTTTTTGTGATTCGATAAAAGGCAGCCCTCAAATTATAATTGTAACAGAACCGGGGGAGTCCTATTTAGCTCCTGCTTTGCGTAAAAAATTTCCTGAAGCTAAATTGATAGCAATGAGGTATACCGATACATTTTTTTTAGATTCAGATAAACTTTGGGATAATGTGTGGAGACCGGCTTCCGGAAATGCAGTATTTTTTTTAGTCAATAATATTCCTGATGAATATTTACCCGCAACTGTTTTCTTACCTTGGAAGGCGGCTGAAAATATTTGGCCCAAATCAGCCGATTCCACATGGAAAGATATTTCGGAAGCGGTAAAAATAATTCAAAGTATAATCGCTACAAGGTCTTTTTTTGGAAAAAAATGGCTAAAAAACATGGGAGACAACTTTATTTTTGCCGAAACTCCTGCGGCTATAAGTAATTTAGAAGAGAATTCTACAGCCGATATAGGTCTTTCTTTTTTTGCAGCTGCAGGTCCAAGCCTAGACATGATATTAAATAATTGCAGTAAAAATATCAATAAAGTATTTACCCTTGCTGCAGCATCGGCTTTACCGGCCTTTAAAGCTAGAAATATAAAACCTGACCTTTGTATATCAACCGATGGAGGTTTCTGGGCAGGAAACCATTTAAAGTATTTAACCGCAGATACATTTAAAGAAACATTGCTAGCCTTTCCTATGGAGGCAAAAATTCCATACAATATTTTAAAAAATAAATCTTGTGTTTTTTTAAGCTACGGCTCAGCTCTTGAATCTCTTTTTTTTGAAAAGCTTAATATTAAACCTATTTTAGCACGAAGAAACGGAAGTGTTTCAGGAACAGCGGTTGATTTTCTTTTAGATAATACTAAAGGTAATATTTTTATTGCAGGATTAGATCTAATGAAATCTAAAGGTTTTTCGCATTGCATTCCTCATGAGAGCCAAAACTTAAAAAATTATTCGGCAGGCAGGCTTGAGCCCATGTCTAATTTTGCAGCCGTCTCTAACTTTGATCTTCGCTCTTTAAAAACTTATAAACAATGGTTTAGCCGGATTCCAGATAATAAAGCAAAAAGACTGTTTAGGCTGGGAACATACCTCGAACCTCTAGGAAACATAAAATCAAAAACAGATGACGAATTCAGTCTTGAAGTCATTAAACAAGAAAAAAAGACATTAAGCTTAAAAAAATTAGAAAAAAAAACTTTAAAAGAAAAAAAAATCATATTATCCGATATTTATAAAAATATACAGAAAGAAATAAAGGCCGATGTTTTTTTTGGAAAAATATTAACCTCACAAGAAAAAAACATAGAAAAAGAGTTATGCGAATTTATCTCTTTTCAAACTTATATAAATTTCTTAAAAGAAAGAGGTTCGGATAATCAAAAGGAAATTAGGCTTAAACTTGAAGATGAAATGGAAATATTTTTAAAAGAACAAATTAAAAGGCTTGAAATATGAGTATATTTGATAAAAATATTGATGCCTTAAAAAAAAATAATTATAAACTTGTTAAAGAAATAATAAGAGCCGAGGAAAAGTCCGACTACTCACAAACCGAGCTGTCAAAAACAGGCCTTACACTTCCAATATTAAAAAATGGAAAACATCTGCATTCGAAATATGACCCTCTGAAAGAAGCTGAGCGTTTTTTTACCGGAAATGAAAATTTTGTTCTTTTTTGCGGTTTAGGCTCAGGTATTCATATAGAATATTTTTTAAATAATTTTACAACAAAGGCTTGTGCAGTAACAGACACGGATTTTGCAAATTTAAAGGCTTTATTTAAAATAATAGATTTTTCAAGGATATTATCAAACCCTAATCTTTATTTTTTACCGCCATTAGAATCTGAAAATTTTGAGAGTGAATTTATAAATAATTATATTCCGATCCTGCATGGAAATTTAGAGGTAAAGCTTCTAAAGCCATGGGAAGATTTTTATAAAGAAAAAATACCTTATTTTCAGGCAAAGATAAAAAACTCCTTAGAAAAGATAAAGACGGATGTTTCAACTCAAGCCGTATTTGGAAAGATTTGGATGCGTAATATCTTGCTTAATTTAAAAACAGCATCTCTTATCAATCCGAAAATGCCGAAGCTTGATTTAAATAAATCTGCATATATCCTAGGAGCCGGACCTTCTCTTGAAAAAGCCTTAAATACTATAATCGATAAAAGAAGTTCATTATACCTTTTTGCTTCAGACACGGCATTTTCTGTTCTGGAAGCAGCAGGAATTGAAGCCGATTTTTTTGTAAGTATCGACCCTCAAAATATTTCTTATGCTCATTGCTTTAAACCCTTTACAAAAAATGTCATAGGTATATTTGACCTTTGTGCAAACCCCATCCTTCCCCGTGAATTTTTACAAAACGGAAATAGTCTGTTTTTTACAAGCGGCTCCCATCCGTTTGCTCAATATGCAGCTCAAAGCTCCCCATTCCCCTACATGGAAACAGGAGGCGGCACAGTCGCTCTTGCGGCAAAATCTGCTGCTATTTCATTAGGATTTAAGGATATATATTTTGCAGGCTTAGACTTTGCTTATACTGACGGCAAGGCCTATTCCAATGAAACCTATTTATCAAAACAATTTATAAAAACGGCTAACAGGTTTTCAAATTTAGAGACAAAATTTTGTGATCTGATGTTTAGAACACCGGTAAAAAAAATTGAAAAAAACGGAAAAATAACTTATACAACAGAGCTATTGGAAGGCTATAAAAGTTTTTTTTACTCAAATGATGCCGCTCTAAATAAAAAACTTTGGGAAAAAAAAGATTTTTCAATTTTTCCATACAACGATTTTATCAAAAGCTTAAAACAATCTTTGAAAACAAACAATCCCATGTTTAAAAGACTTTTTTTACCTTATTTTACATATTTAAGTAAAAAATTATCTAAAAATATATCGGATTTTGCCGATTTAGAACTTGTACTATCTGAAATTCTGGAGTATACTATAAACTAATGAAAAAGATGTATATTGGCATATATGCCGTAATTGCGCTATTAATTATATTGGGAACATTTTCGTGGTTTGTATTTGGAATCATAAAGGATTCCGATGCCGGTGCAGAGGAAGCTCGCTCAATTTTTGCTTACTTTGCAAAACAAATTATAGTTTCAGCCGAAAAAGAAAATTTTGCCGACAAAGCATATAATCAAAATTTATACTCCATCGCAGAAGAGCTGGAGCTTAAAGCCTTTATTATTTCAAAAGACAATAAAAATATTGTAGTATCATGGCCTAAAAATTCCGAGCTTATCAGCTATGATGAACAAGGAAACTTTATTATCAGGCCAGACTCGTTATTTGTAAAAAATTTTAGCGGAAATATAAGCGTAAAAGCTATAAAGGATTATAATACGGACCTTATCTTAACGGCCTCTATTCCAACATTGAAATCCGGTATAATTTATATAAGACTTAGAAGTGCTTTTTTTATTATGCTGACAATAGTTCTTTTAACCGCAATAGTAATCTTGATTACAAATCTTTCAACTACATCCGAAAGAGTATATGCGGATATACCGGAGGTTAATAAAAAGACTTACGGTGATCAAACAAGCTTCTTTATAAAAAATGAAACGATAGATGAAGCCTCACCAAAAGATGAAGTCTATCCTGATATAAAAGAAGATGTATATTCGAATATTGAAAATACCTATAATGAAAATAACCGAGATTTTGATAGTTCAGGCGATAGTGAAGCTTTGAAGGCAGATAAGCCAGCCGAGCCGGACTATACGGATGATGATGTCTACAGCCTTGAAGACCTAGATAACCTAAGTATTACCAAACATTTCCCCTATGAATCAGGAGTAGAACCAATACCGGACGACAAAAAAAATATTACATATATAAGCTCCGATTCGGATGAATATACTGAGTTAAAAAACACCAAAAAAAACTCTGTACCGAATACAGGAAATACCGATATAGACAAGGTTCGAGGCCTTTATTCACCTATTACGGGAATAAGCTGGCAAGAATATCTGCCTGAATATCTGGAATCGGAACTACGAAGAGCTGCATCATCCGAACAGGACATAGCCTTAGTTATTATGAAGCTCAAGGATTTTACTCTCGAAAGTCTAATAGGAAAAAAGATTGCAGCCCTTTTGATCGATTTTATAAAATTTAGAGATATGATTTTTGAATTCGATGAAAACGGATTCGCGGCTATTCTTCAAGACACCAACTTAGATGAGGCTATGAAAAAAGCGGAGGAAATATATAAAGGCACTAAAAGCATATTAAACGAATATGATATCTCTGAACCGGTTTCGATAGGTATCACAACAAGAACCTCCCGTCTTATTTCTTCAGGAAGAATGATTGAAGAAGCTCAAGCAGCGGTAAACCGTGCTATAAATAATAATGAAGATCCAATAGTTGCCTTTAGGGTAAATCCTGAAAAATACAGGGAATTTATTTCGGATAATTAAGGTTAATCATGTACCTGTTAACCAAAATACAATTAAAACGAACTTAAAAAAATCTCAAATCATCAGTGAAAAATAAGAATGGTCATAAATCTTTACCGTTTTTTTCCAGTAAATTACCTATATTTCTGCGGGCATAGATAACACGTGCAATTGTTATTGTTTTTTCCTTTTCATGTACCCAATAAAATATAAAGTAATTTTTAACCAATAATTTACGATATTCA
Proteins encoded in this window:
- a CDS encoding 6-hydroxymethylpterin diphosphokinase MptE-like protein, whose amino-acid sequence is MIKQFKLHSSYNPQKEAERFCDSIKGSPQIIIVTEPGESYLAPALRKKFPEAKLIAMRYTDTFFLDSDKLWDNVWRPASGNAVFFLVNNIPDEYLPATVFLPWKAAENIWPKSADSTWKDISEAVKIIQSIIATRSFFGKKWLKNMGDNFIFAETPAAISNLEENSTADIGLSFFAAAGPSLDMILNNCSKNINKVFTLAAASALPAFKARNIKPDLCISTDGGFWAGNHLKYLTADTFKETLLAFPMEAKIPYNILKNKSCVFLSYGSALESLFFEKLNIKPILARRNGSVSGTAVDFLLDNTKGNIFIAGLDLMKSKGFSHCIPHESQNLKNYSAGRLEPMSNFAAVSNFDLRSLKTYKQWFSRIPDNKAKRLFRLGTYLEPLGNIKSKTDDEFSLEVIKQEKKTLSLKKLEKKTLKEKKIILSDIYKNIQKEIKADVFFGKILTSQEKNIEKELCEFISFQTYINFLKERGSDNQKEIRLKLEDEMEIFLKEQIKRLEI
- a CDS encoding motility associated factor glycosyltransferase family protein, which encodes MSIFDKNIDALKKNNYKLVKEIIRAEEKSDYSQTELSKTGLTLPILKNGKHLHSKYDPLKEAERFFTGNENFVLFCGLGSGIHIEYFLNNFTTKACAVTDTDFANLKALFKIIDFSRILSNPNLYFLPPLESENFESEFINNYIPILHGNLEVKLLKPWEDFYKEKIPYFQAKIKNSLEKIKTDVSTQAVFGKIWMRNILLNLKTASLINPKMPKLDLNKSAYILGAGPSLEKALNTIIDKRSSLYLFASDTAFSVLEAAGIEADFFVSIDPQNISYAHCFKPFTKNVIGIFDLCANPILPREFLQNGNSLFFTSGSHPFAQYAAQSSPFPYMETGGGTVALAAKSAAISLGFKDIYFAGLDFAYTDGKAYSNETYLSKQFIKTANRFSNLETKFCDLMFRTPVKKIEKNGKITYTTELLEGYKSFFYSNDAALNKKLWEKKDFSIFPYNDFIKSLKQSLKTNNPMFKRLFLPYFTYLSKKLSKNISDFADLELVLSEILEYTIN
- a CDS encoding diguanylate cyclase domain-containing protein, which codes for MKKMYIGIYAVIALLIILGTFSWFVFGIIKDSDAGAEEARSIFAYFAKQIIVSAEKENFADKAYNQNLYSIAEELELKAFIISKDNKNIVVSWPKNSELISYDEQGNFIIRPDSLFVKNFSGNISVKAIKDYNTDLILTASIPTLKSGIIYIRLRSAFFIMLTIVLLTAIVILITNLSTTSERVYADIPEVNKKTYGDQTSFFIKNETIDEASPKDEVYPDIKEDVYSNIENTYNENNRDFDSSGDSEALKADKPAEPDYTDDDVYSLEDLDNLSITKHFPYESGVEPIPDDKKNITYISSDSDEYTELKNTKKNSVPNTGNTDIDKVRGLYSPITGISWQEYLPEYLESELRRAASSEQDIALVIMKLKDFTLESLIGKKIAALLIDFIKFRDMIFEFDENGFAAILQDTNLDEAMKKAEEIYKGTKSILNEYDISEPVSIGITTRTSRLISSGRMIEEAQAAVNRAINNNEDPIVAFRVNPEKYREFISDN